The DNA sequence TAAGTATGCTATGGGGCCAAAGAGATAGTAGTCATATGCGAAGTATGCGAAATTCTTCCATACATGACTTATAATCATAGCTAAAACTTCAGATAACCTAGGCCTACTTGGGATAATCCTCCTAAACTTACCAATCATGAAACCCATAATTCCACGTATAACCAATGTTGCTGGAGCCCATATTATGAATGAGGATTGGTAAAGTGGATTCCAAATGTCAAAGAGGGCTGCACCAACACCACATGCAAATCCTCCAACAATAGGTCCGAAGAGTATTGATGAAATAAAGGATGCAATATCGCCAGCATGCCAAACACCAAGAGGTTTAGGCATGGGGACAGCTATACATGTCATCACATAAACCAACGCTGCAGTCAATGCTGAAGCAGATACAAGCATACTTCTCGACACCAAAGCATACACCAAATAAAACGTATAATGGTGCAATAATATAAAGGTTTGCCTATATATAGGCGAATATATTAATTAAATATGCATAAACCTAATAAGACCTTGCGAGATATCTACCATAATTTATTTTAACGAATTCTCTGTTTAGAAGATCATTTAATGCTTTAGCAATGACTTCATCCCTAGAATTGTAACGCCCAATTTTAATGAGTAGGTCAATGTCCCTTAAAGTATCATCCGGGATCGATACCCGTATACTCCTCAAAGCATACACCACGCAAAAAAATGGTAGTATTAATGTTTTTACTTCCAATTTTTTGCAGAGAATCAAATAAACTATTCACTCCAATACATATAAGCATTTCGCAAAACCATATGTCAATAAAAATTTCCTTTAAGAATTGAATATCTATGATGCGAAATCAACTTAACATTTAAACAAAGGGTAAAGTATTGTTGTTTTTTAGACGCCTATAAACCTATGAATCACCCTCACTTTTTAAGCAGCTTTCTAAATCTTGGATGCAATTTGTCAATTATCAAGCTTTCCTCCAATGCTTTAACAACTTCTGGTAGGGCTCTTAATATATCTGTTAAGGTGACTATCCCCACAAGTTTGCCACGATCAATTATTGGAAGCCTCTTAATGTTATTATTTATCATGAACTTAGCCGCGTAAACTAGATCCATATCTGGATCCCCATAAATCAATGGTTTAGACATCACCTTCGAAACTTTTGTTGTCCTGGGATCTAAGCATGGAACTATCACCCTCTTCAACATATCCCTCTCAGTCACTATCCCAACAGGTTTACCATCCTTAACCACAACTAAGCATCCAATGTTATATTGCGACATTATATCAGCAGCTTTAACAACAGTTTCATCTTCATCTATGACCTTAACATCCTTAACCGCAATATCAATTATCCTAATCATAGCAGACCCTAAAAGAATTGAATTTTGAAGCTTAAAAAGGTTTAGCTAATATTAATAAGGGTTTCATCCCCACAATTAACCATGGGGTTATGGAGTACAAGTATACTTACCATAGGAAGAAGCTTATATCACGTTACACTGCAATAAAGATAATTGAAGCATTAAATACCCGTAGGGGTTTTGCGAAAGTCAGTTTTGATTTAGGCATATCAGAGGAGGATGTGGAGATAGTGAATCGTGATTCCATTGTGATTGTGGATGGATTTGAAATTGAAATGGAATTGCTTAGAGAGTTAATTGAAAGTAACGATGTATACTGTCTTGAGGATGGGAATATTGTGAAGGTGGCATTTTATGCTGATGGGAATTATTATAAGCTTAGATGCGTAGCGGAAAAAGCCGCACCGACACTGGAGATTAACGGTATACATATGCATAGAATAACTGGGGTAACCCCATGGGAAGATGCATTAATGAAAGTTAAAGCTGCAAAAGTTCATAAGAGATTGGAAGTACTCGATATATGCACAGGACTTGGATATACAGCAATAGCTTCAGCAAATATGGGTGCAAGTAGCATAATAAGCATAGAAAAGGATATAAACGTTCTGAAAATAGCGGAAATAAACCCATGGTCTAGAGGATTGGAGAATGATAGGATAAAGATTATAGTTGAAGACGCAGCAAAAGTTGTGCGTGAAATGGGGGATGAGGCTTTTGATAGAATTATACATGATCCACCAAGATTTCAATTGGCTGGAGAACTTTATAGCATGGAATTCTACAAGGAGCTTTATAGAGTTTTAAAGTTTGGAGGAATCCTATACCACTATACAGGTCAACCTGGAATAAAACGTAGAGTAGATTTCGTTAAGGGGGTTTCAAATAGGCTTAGGAGTGTTGGATTTAAAGTTGAGGTTAGAAGGGATTTAATGGGGGTTTTAGCCTTCAAACTCTAAAGCTTCCTGGAAACATTATCTAGAACCCACTTCACATATTTGCTTAATAATGGTGGTAGATCCACAGGTCCAATATCCATAAACCCTCTAACAATAATGGATACAGCTTCCTCTTCACTAAACCCTCTGGACATAAGGTAATATACTTCATCTTCGGAAAATCTTCCAATAGCAGCTTCATGGGATAATGTGGCACTAGCATTCTTAGCATCCAATTGTGGTATAGCTCTTATAACAGCCTTTGAGGATAGCAACATACCCCTACACTCCAAGTGACCTCTACAATTATAGCCTTCACCCACAATAACCCCTCTGGAAATAACTTTGGCATCATCCTTCGCAATAACCTTTGAAACTATTTCCGCTCTACTACCATTACCATTAAGGTGAGCCTCACCCCCAACATCAATAACACTACCATTAGAAGCAACAACTATGGATACTAAGCTAGACCTGGAATTTTCACCATTAAGGTGTACTATTGGCATAGTTTGAATAGTTTTAGCTGGATTCACATTAACATAGATACTTGTGAACGATGCATCATCCTCCAATAAAACTCCAGTTCTAGGCCTAACATCAACACCCTCACTCCAAGAATGAATCATGGTATAAGTTAATTTACCACCCCTCTTAACATAAAATTCCGAAACACCAACATGCAGAGCTTCACCAACCCTCGGAGAAGCACAACCAGTTAAAACGTTAAGTTCAGCCTCCTCCTCAACAATTATAATATTATGAACATTCTGGGATAAACCACTGCTCTTAAGGTAGAAGCATGCTTGAACTGGAAGTTCAACTTTAACGCCACTCTTAACCCTAATGAAAACACCACCACTACACTTAAGCTCAGAAAGGGCAGTGAACTTATCCATATCAACATTAAGAGCCCTCCAATAATAATTTGGAAACCAATCATACAATTCTAAGGCTTTAGAGATAGGTAAAATCTCAACACCCTCATGGAAAGAGGAACCCATAAGTATGCTGGAATCCACCTGCAAATAGCTTCCAGCCCTCCCCCTACCACTAAGATCTACACCAACTTCAGAAGCCTTCTCCTCCAAATCCCTAGAAATAGACTCAGAGGATTTAGATACAGATTTGAATTTTGAAATATCCAAATCCAAACCAAGAGCTGGAGGTTTATCGATCGCCCTCTTCGCCTTTTCCCTAACTTCCTCTATCCACTTACCTTTTCCCTCAGACACCTATAACACCCCTCAAAACCATGCTTCTTAACATTCTCTATAATCTCATCAGGTCTACCGGAGCAAGCTACTACTCCATCCATTATAACATGTGCACGATCAGCTTTAATGTAATTTAAAATGTATCCTAAGTGGGTTATTATCAATGCAGATCTCTTCCTCATAATTGGTTTATCACTTAAACCGCAAAAATCATTTATAGCCTTAGCCAACAATGACAAATTCTCCACATCAACACCGGAATCAGGTTCATCGAATATGGCTAGATCTGGGGATTGAACTAAAACTTGTAGAACTTCACACCTCTTCAACTCACCACCAGAAAATCCCACATTAACTTCACGATCCAAGAATTCATGCATATTAAGAGATTTAGCCAATTCATCAATATTCGATTTCCCACCAAACCTTAAGGATATCTCCCTCAACAAATCTCCAAGCTTAACACCCC is a window from the Candidatus Methanomethylicota archaeon genome containing:
- a CDS encoding ECF transporter S component, coding for MYALVSRSMLVSASALTAALVYVMTCIAVPMPKPLGVWHAGDIASFISSILFGPIVGGFACGVGAALFDIWNPLYQSSFIIWAPATLVIRGIMGFMIGKFRRIIPSRPRLSEVLAMIISHVWKNFAYFAYDYYLFGPIAYLDLLTFFPLSAIDIAITVPLLAVIRKSIGKEYFM
- a CDS encoding ribbon-helix-helix domain-containing protein, producing the protein MRSIRVSIPDDTLRDIDLLIKIGRYNSRDEVIAKALNDLLNREFVKINYGRYLARSY
- a CDS encoding CBS domain-containing protein; the protein is MIRIIDIAVKDVKVIDEDETVVKAADIMSQYNIGCLVVVKDGKPVGIVTERDMLKRVIVPCLDPRTTKVSKVMSKPLIYGDPDMDLVYAAKFMINNNIKRLPIIDRGKLVGIVTLTDILRALPEVVKALEESLIIDKLHPRFRKLLKK
- a CDS encoding methyltransferase domain-containing protein; this encodes MEYKYTYHRKKLISRYTAIKIIEALNTRRGFAKVSFDLGISEEDVEIVNRDSIVIVDGFEIEMELLRELIESNDVYCLEDGNIVKVAFYADGNYYKLRCVAEKAAPTLEINGIHMHRITGVTPWEDALMKVKAAKVHKRLEVLDICTGLGYTAIASANMGASSIISIEKDINVLKIAEINPWSRGLENDRIKIIVEDAAKVVREMGDEAFDRIIHDPPRFQLAGELYSMEFYKELYRVLKFGGILYHYTGQPGIKRRVDFVKGVSNRLRSVGFKVEVRRDLMGVLAFKL
- a CDS encoding SufD family Fe-S cluster assembly protein: MSEGKGKWIEEVREKAKRAIDKPPALGLDLDISKFKSVSKSSESISRDLEEKASEVGVDLSGRGRAGSYLQVDSSILMGSSFHEGVEILPISKALELYDWFPNYYWRALNVDMDKFTALSELKCSGGVFIRVKSGVKVELPVQACFYLKSSGLSQNVHNIIIVEEEAELNVLTGCASPRVGEALHVGVSEFYVKRGGKLTYTMIHSWSEGVDVRPRTGVLLEDDASFTSIYVNVNPAKTIQTMPIVHLNGENSRSSLVSIVVASNGSVIDVGGEAHLNGNGSRAEIVSKVIAKDDAKVISRGVIVGEGYNCRGHLECRGMLLSSKAVIRAIPQLDAKNASATLSHEAAIGRFSEDEVYYLMSRGFSEEEAVSIIVRGFMDIGPVDLPPLLSKYVKWVLDNVSRKL
- a CDS encoding ABC transporter ATP-binding protein, yielding MLEISDLWVEVAGKTVLKGVNLRIDYGEVHVLLGPNGSGKTTLINAIIGDPRFKVIRGSIRFKGIDITNMPINERVKLGIGVGFQMPPKIRGVKLGDLLREISLRFGGKSNIDELAKSLNMHEFLDREVNVGFSGGELKRCEVLQVLVQSPDLAIFDEPDSGVDVENLSLLAKAINDFCGLSDKPIMRKRSALIITHLGYILNYIKADRAHVIMDGVVACSGRPDEIIENVKKHGFEGCYRCLREKVSG